From the Mesotoga prima MesG1.Ag.4.2 genome, the window TGTTACTGAAGCAGTAGACGAAAACGGAAACATGGTCTTTGAAATCAGCGCTGCAGAGGAAGATGTCGGCCAAATAATTGGAAAAGACGGTAGAACTATCAAGTCAATCAATGTTCTCCTCAACGCACTCGCCGGATCATCAAAGGAGAGTTTTATCCTAAAGGTGGTAAGATGAGCGAACTGAAAGACAAGTCTTTGGAGGAAATGGTTCCAATCGGGAGAATAGTGAAGCCTCACGGACTTCGTGGCGAGATGAAGGTAAAAGTCGCTCTTGAAGATGAAACAGCTTTCAAAGAGATCCAGGAGGTTCTGCTTTATGATGAAAAGACCCGTTCGCGGTTTGTAACTTCAATCGATGGAGCCAGGAGAGCCACCAAAGGTTGGATCTTGCATTTCGAGGGAATAGACTCTATGGGTCAAGCAGAAAGGCTTGTAGGCTTCCATATATACGTTGAAGAACGTGTCTTGCCTGAGTTGAAACAGGGAGAGTATTATTACTTTCAGATTCTTGGGAGTAGTGTATTCGATGAGAACCGGCGTTTCATAGGAACTGTAAATGACATCATCGAAACTGGAGCAAATGATGTTATGGTGGTCGTTCGTGAAGAGGACTTGACTGTTCGTGAAGAGCTTATTCCAATAATTAGAGACTACATTCTCGAGCTCAATTTTGAAGATAAGACGATTGTTGCCAGATCTATGGAATTCGAAGAGGTCAAGCCCGAATGAAGATAGAGGTATTGACGATCTTTCCTCAGCTGTTTGAAACGGTCTTCAACTGGGGGGTAATATCAAGGGCTATTAAAAACGGCATAATTGCTTTTGAATCGGTCGATATAAGAGATTTCACCGATGATCGTCACAGAACAACCGATGACTACCCATTCGGAGGGGGGAGCGGCCTCGTAATGAAGGCCGAGCCAATAATCAAAGCAGTTGCAAGTCGCTTTTCGGATGACAGCAAGCCCCACGTTGTCTATCCGTCTCCGCAGGGCAAGCTCTTTGACAACAAGAAAGCTCTTGAACTGAGTAAGCTTAGCCACATTGTTTTTGTTTGCGGGCGTTATGAGGGAATAGATGAAAGGGCAATGAGTTCCATTGACGAGGAGATTTCGATCGGTGATTTCGTGCTCAGCGGTGGAGAAATCCCGGCACTGTTGATGATAGAGGTCATTTCAAGGTTTGTTCCAGGAGTTGTCGGTGATATGGAGTCGGTAATTAACGATTCTTTCTTTTCCGATCTTCTTGATTATGCTCATTATACGAGGCCCAGAGAAGTAAACGGCATGGAAGTACCCGAAGTATTGCTCAGTGGGAACCATGAAATGATAGAGATTCACAGAAGAATGGAGAGTTTGCTCAGAACTATCGAAAGAAGGCCGGATATCTTTCTCAAGCATGATTTTGACCTGACTGACAAGAAAGCACTGTTGTTGCTCTTCAAGGAGCTGAAAAAGGATGCTGAATAACATATATCTCGCTTTGATTCATTACCCTGTTTTGGGCAGACACGGAAATATCGTTTCCAGCGCAGTCACGAATCTGGATGTTCACGATATTTCCCGAACATGCAGAACATACAATGTCAAGGGTTACTTCGTGGTAAGTAATCTCCCGGCTCAGAGAGAGATAGTAGATAACGTTCTAAATTACTGGCTTGAGGAGTTTGGAAGGGAATACAACCCCAGCAGAAGTGAAGCGCTTAAAGTAGTTGAGAGGGCATCATACATGGAAGATGTTCTAGAGCAAATAGAAGAAATCGAAGGACAGAGGCCCGACCTCGTTTTTACTTCGGCAAAGAGGGGGAAAGACAGAATCACTTTCGATGCCATGCGAAGGATAATCGTCAAAAGTGAAAAACCCCATCTTCTCCTCTTTGGAACAAGCTGGGGCTTACCCGGTGAAATTGAGAAGATTTGCGACTATGCTCTTGAACCGCTTAGAGCGAATTCGGATTTTAACCACCTCTCTGTGAGAGCAGCAGTTGCAATAGTTTTAGATAGATTAATTCATGAAGATACAGTAGAAGTTAGGAGGGATAAAGATGGATCAGTACATAAGATCTCTGGAAAATGAGCATTTGAGGGACGACCTGCCAAAGATGGGCCCGGGCGATACCGTCAGAGTAAGCGTTAGAATCAAAGAGGGCAACAAAGAAAGAATTCAGGCCTTTGAGGGAATTGTAATGGGAATAAGAGGGAGCGGGACGGGTAAGTCCTTTACAGTTAGAAGAGTAGGAGCCGCGGGTGTTGGTGTAGAAAGGATATTCCCGTTCACAAGCCCTTCTCTCGAGAAGATTGAAGTTCTTAGAAGGGGAAAGGTCAGAAGAGCGAAGATCTACTACATTAGAGACGTGAAGGGTAAGGTAAAGATAAAAGAGAAAAGGGACTGAGGCTAAGTGTCTGCCAAAAAGTCGAAAAAGGGTTCTGACAAGAAGGAATCGCGCTTTCTCCACGAAGTTAAGGAGTGGGGAAAGGCGATTCTTTATGCTGTCGTATTTGGTACGATTATTCGTTTGTTTGTTTTTGAGACAATGCTGGTTCCGACAGGTTCAATGATACCAACCATAAATCCTCCCGCCAGATTGTTTGTGGAGAAGATCACTTACGAATACAGAGAGCCTGATTACGGGGACATAGTGGTGTTCTGGACGCCTTATGTGGATATTGAGTCTCAGAAGTATCTCAGAGGGTTTGATAAATTCATGGATCTTTTTTCTCCAGCCAAGTACAGGGGTCATGTCAAATATGTAAAGCGATTGGTGGGAAAGGCTGGAGACGTTCTTGAACTCAGAAGAGCGCCTGATTATACTGCGGCGAATCCCGTATACCAGCTCTACGTAAATGGAGAGATTCCACCTGCACTTGAAGAAAGGCGTTATGTTAGAGAGGGAGTGTTTTACGATCCCAGCTTCTATTTAGGCTTGGCTCACCCCGACGATCCTTCGGTGAGATTCTCCCCTTATTACAGGCTTTATCAGGCCTATAAGGGGCTGATCGAATATACTGAGTTCTTCGAAACAGAGTTGGAGCCCCTCGGTCTGGAGAAGTACATCACTCAGGATCCGTCAACGGGAGTGGTAAGAGTTACCGTGCCGGAAGGGTTCCAGTTTATGATGGGCGATAACTCAGCAAATAGCTTCGATAGCAGGTATTTTGGATTCGTTCCAGAGGAGGCAATAATCGGTAGTCCGATGTTGACTATATGGCCTTTTTCCGATTTCGGCCCGCTAAAGAAATAACCGGGGAAACCCCCGGTTTTGGCGGAGGCGGTGGGACTCGAACCCACAAGGGGCGTCAACCCCACCGATTTTCAAGACCGGCTCCTTAGCCAGTTAGGATACGCCTCCACTTAGCTGATTATACCTCTTTGAGACCACAGATTCAAGGGGTGTTTGATCTTGAGAGACGTTCAGAATGAGAAGGACAAGAGAAACATCAAAATCAACATGGTCGGGATAAAGTCAATTGAGTATCCCATAGTAGTACTAGACAGAAAATTCGGAACACAGAATACTGTGGGGAAATTCGATCTGTTTGTGGATCTTCCTAAGGATTTTCGTGGTACTCACATGTCAAGATTCGTAGAGGTCCTTGAGAGACACCACAAGAAAATCACTCCCAGAAGCATGGAGTCAATCTTGAATGACATGAGAGACTCTTTAAAAGCCGATGTGGCTCATATCAAGGTTGAGTTTCCTTACTTTATAAGAAAGAAAGCTCCAATAAGCGGGAGTGAGAGTTTCAGCTCATTCAAGTGTTCCTTCATTGCAATGAAGGATGGGACGTTTGATTTTGTTCTTGGAGTCAAGGTTCCGGTCATGACCGTCTGTCCTTGCTCAAAAGAGATTAGTGACAGAGGTGCTCACAATCAAAGGGCAGAGGTTTTTGTTTCCGTAAGAATGAATTCGCTTGTTTGGATTGAAGAGATCATCGAGTATGTCGAGAAATCCGCAAGTGCTCCAATCTTTTCTTTGCTCAAAAGAGAAGACGAGAAGTTCATCACCGAGCACTCTTTCGACAACCCCAGATTTGTGGAAGATCTTTCGCGAGAAGTCGTCTTACTTCTTCAAGATGATAGTCGGATCAACTGGTACAGAGTCGAAGCGATCAGTCAGGAGTCAATTCACAATCACGAAGCATACGCATGTATAGAAAAGGAATGAAAAATGGTTTTCTCGAGTGAATTTCTTGAGCCGTCGTTTTTCGCGAAATATGAAAAACTTATAGAGCTCATGCTCTCTTCTCCCCACAATCTAAGCTCAATTAAGGAATTTGAAAGAGCAATGACAGTTCACATCGAAGACACCATTATTCCGTTTGAAGGTTCTTCTCTATCGGGCCGCTGCATAGACATTGGAAGTGGAGGCGGGATCCCAGGTCTTGTTTTGGCGATTTCTTTTCCTAAGTCAAACTGGACACTTCTTGAATCAATCGCAAAGAAAACCAGGGAGATCGAAAGATTTGCCCGGGATTTAGACCTGACAAATGTTGCCGTAAAGACAGCAAGAGCAGAAGAATTCGCAAAAGAAGCAGGAGAGACTTTCGACTCAGCCTTCTTGAGGGCAGTTGGCAGATGCGATATTTCGCTGGAACTCGCGGCTCCTCTTGTTAAGGTTGGGGGATACATCTACCTTTACAAGGGTCCCGGGTGGCTTGATGAGAAGGTGTTTTCTGATGCAGCAGAAAGAGTTCTTGGATTACGGCTCTCGTGTGAAAAAGAGTACAGACTTTCTGACGGTTCGAAGAGGTTTATGGTAGTTTACGAGAAGGAAAGAGCTACTCCGAGTGAGTTTCCAAGAAGATCAGGAGTTGCGTCGAAGCTTCCTCTTGGAGGTCGAAAGTGACTGAGAAAAAGGGGAAACTCTGGATCGTAGGCACTCCCATTGGAAATCTCGATGACATGACGATTAGAGGGAAGAGAGTGTTTGAGGAAGCCGATTTGATCCTTGCAGAAGATACGAGGAGAATGAGGTCACTTCTCTCCTCTCTAGGGATAGAAAACAAAGATGTGGTATCCCTCAATATGCATAACCAGGAAGAAAGACTGTCTTTCATAATTCGAAAGCTTGACGAAGGAGCAGAGATCGCACTTTCCAGTGACGCAGGAATGCCCGTCATCTCTGATCCAGGGGCCAAAATCATCAGGGTTTGCCGCGATAGAGGTTTTGAAGTTGACGTTTCGCCAGGTCCAAGTGCCGTTACATCGGCAATTGCTATCAGCGGTTTTCCAGGAAGTCATTTCACATTTCTCGGCTTTCTGCCTAGAGGCAAGAATCGGAGAAGACTGTTGAGAAAGATTTCTCGGGGTAGTTACGGCGAAAGCCTCATTGTATTCTTCGAGTCACCATTCAGACTAATGGAGACATTGCGCGAAATCCTTGAAATTATTGGCGACAGAGAGATATTCATCGGAAGAGAGCTGACCAAGCTCTTCCAGGAGTCTTTTTTCGGATGCGTTTCTGACGCTATCCAGAAGTTCGCGTTTTCCGAAGTGAAGGGAGAGATAACGGTCGTTCTATCAGGAAGGGATGAGGAAGATGTTTGAGATGATGAGGAATTTCTTTTGTCTAACTCCCGCCATTGCTGCGGCAATACTCTCCCATGAGTATGCTCGCTTTATAACCGCGAGACGTTTCGAAGCCACCAAGCCGGAATGGGGAGGACCCGGCTTCATCAGAAGAATTGACCCTGTCGGTTTATTAATGTTCTATTTCTTCAAGTTCGGCTGGTCGAGACCGTTTCCCGTCAACTACTGGAAGCTCAGAAAAGCCAAGTATTTCAAGGCAATACTGACGGCACTTTCCGGATCTATTGCGAACTTCTCGCTTGGAGTTATCACAGGTCTGATCTTCTATCTCTCCGGTCTTCACAGGTTCTCCACCTTCATGCCAGAAACGGTCAGCTCTTTTCCCGCAAGTTATTTAGCAGACGTTGTTTACTGGACAATGGTGATAAATCTTAACACTGCGCTTTTCAACTTGATCCCTATACCCCCTCTTGACGGGGCAAACATTGTTACAATGCTTGTTCCGGAGAGCCAAGTGAACTGGCTTGTCAAATATGAACTATATGGAATACTGACACTTCTCGTGCTGTCACTCATGGGGATAATCCAGCTTATTATGTGGCCTATAACCCAGTTCATACAGCTTCTGGCTAGATTAATAGCCTAATGTTTTTCTTTTTGTTGAAGTTGAGAATCTATCATTTCAATCGTTTCGGCAAGAGCATCCTCTAGATTGCCGTCGTATCTCAGAGTGAAACCGGAAGCCTTTTGATGTCCTCCCCCTCCAAACGCAACGGCGATTTTGCTAACGTCGAAGTAGCTCTTCGATCTCAGCGAGACATGAGCTTCTCCTTTACTCGCTTCTGAGGCAAACAGAGCAACTTCAACGCTCTTTATCGATCTCAGATCGCCGACGAAACCCACAAAATCATCTTCTGTGAGTGAGTACTTTTCAAAATCCTCCAACTCAAGGTAGGAATATGCAAACCTGCCGTTTGATAGCATCTTTATATTGTCGATCGCATCCCTCTCAAGGAAAAGTTCTTCGATCTTTCTTGTTTCAAGGATTGACGTTGCCACGAAGGTGGGATCTGCTCCTAATCTCACAAGCTCCGCAGCGGCCTCGAAAACCGAGCTATCTACATTCGAATATCTGAAGAAACCAGTATCTGTTGCAATGCCTATGTAGTTCATCAGTGCGAGATCGGCGTCATATTCAACATCCATGAGTTTTAGAAGGTCAAGAACCATTTGAGCAGCCGAAGAATATGATGGATCTACCCAACAGTCGTCTGCAAAATAGGTGTTGGTTGCGTGGTGATCAATAACCACTGAAGGGATTCCTTTTCGCAAAAGCTGTTCAAATCTACCGATTCTATCTGGAGATGAAGCGTCTACAATGATTATTAGATTGGGCTCCACAACATCATTACTGAAATCCTTAATTCTATCTATCCAGGGAAAGACTGTAAAATTCGCCGGAATCTTCCAGTCAATTGCCGGTGTAACCTTCTTGCCAAACTTCTCGAGTCCCATCGAAAGTGACACCACTGACGAGATACAATCACCATCTGGCATTATATGACCCACAACGAGAATGTCGTTGGCCTTCTGTATGCATGATACAATGCTGGTGATCTTCCTTATCATTGTTCAGTCTCCTTAATCGACTCAACCGCGTGCTGGACAACTGCAGTGAATTTGGGTCTTATTCTGTTTGCCGTTTTCACCACATCGGCATGAGTGAGCTTCTCCTTGAGGATCCCAGATGCCATATTTGTCACGCACGATAAAACCAGAAGCTTTATGCCACAATGTCTTGCGGCGATTACTTCGGGGACCGTCGACATCCCCACGAGATCTGCCCCGAAGAATTCAAAAGCCCTTATCTCTGCAGGCGTTTCATAACTCGGTCCCAGAGTCCAGCAGTAGGTTCCTTCCTTCAAATCTATCTTTGCTTTCTCGAGCCTTGATTTCAAAACTTTTAGCCAGGCAAAATCAATTATCTCCGACATGTCGGGAAATCTCGGGCCGTAACGGCGGTCATTTTCTCCCCTCAGAGGGTTGCGAAATCCAAAGTTTATGATATCTGTCACTGCAACTATATCTCCGGGAGAGAAGCTTCTGTTTATTCCGCCAGAAGCATTTGTAATGAGCAAGTTGCTTACGCCAAGTTCTTTAAAGAGATATATTGGTGAGGAAACGTCTTCAATTCTATGACCTTCGTAGAAGTGAAAACGTCCTTCCATTGCCACCACCGGGAGTCCTTGGAATGTCCCGAAGACTAGCCTGCCCGAATGACCTTCAACGGTAGCTGTGGGAAATCCCGGAATTTCTCTGTAATCTATTGCCAAGGGTTCTTCAAATTGCTCAGTAAGGTAACCCAGTCCCGACCCAAGTATCATCGCAACTTTCGGAAAAGTCGTTAGGCGCCTGACAACTGTTTCTTTCATCTCTGTATAGAGTCTCATAGCAAACCTCCAGAAGTAAAGACCTTCAAATTATTATATAATAATGAAAGCTTCTAGGAATCCAGAATTTGACTTTGGAGCCTGGTATCACTATAATTATTGCAATTTGAGAAAGATCTCGAAGGGAGGATGTCCTTTGACAGTTGATGAAGTATTCGACAGAGTAAAAACAATAATTTCTGAGAAGCTTGGAGTCGAGGAAGATGAAATCGCCATGGATTCAGATTTGACCGAGGATCTCGGAGCAGATTCACTCGATTTGGTCGACCTGGTAATGGCACTTGAGGACGAATTTGATTTCAAGGTTGAAGACGAGCAGATCGAGAACATCTCCACAGTTGGGGATATTGTGGAGAGTATCGGCAAAGGTCTAGGCGTTGAGGATTGAATTTTCTAAGGGGGCTTAATGCCCCCTTTAATTTGAGTGGAGTGATTTCGATCGAAAAGGAGTTCAAAGTAACAAAAGAAAATTTTTACGAGAGATTGGACCGGGTTTTGAGGAAAGAGCTTTCCGATTTGAAGCTCTCCTCAATATACAAATTGCTGAGAAGGGGCAATGTTAGGGTCAATGGGAATAAAATCAGAGACGGCTCATGGAAAATGGAAATAGGCGATAAGGTTCAGGTAGTCTTCTCGGGAGATCCTTCGAAACTGAAGCGTCTTGAAGAATCGCGCGAACTGACGCCTAAGCACATTCCACTCGACATTTTGTTCGAAGATGATCTTATTGTTGCAGTTGACAAACCTTCAGGAATCTCCGTTCATCCTGGTAAGGGAATCCAGATAATCACCCTGGTTGAAGGATTGATGGCGTACGGGAATTCGAAAGGTTTTGTTCCTCGCCCCGTTCACAGGCTTGATAAACACACTTCTGGCGTAATCCTCTTCGCGAAATCCCCGGAGGCTGCTAGAGAGCTTTCAAAGCTATTCAGAGAACGGGGAGTCGAAAAAGGTTACTTCACTCTTGTGAAGGGATTTCCTGAAAAGAGAGGAAAACTTGTTTCGCAGAGAGAGAAATTCGTCGAATCCCTGGCTTTCACAGTTGAGAAGAGCTATGCTACGACGTCTTTGTTGTGGATCGATCTATTTACTGGAAAGAAGCACCAGATCCGTCGACAGTTAAGTGAAGCGGGTTATCCAGTTGTCGGAGACGATGTGTATGGAGACAGACTGTTCAATAGAGACTTCAAGAAAGAAACGGGGCTCAGGCGATATTTTCTTCACTGTTCAAGGCTTTCCTTCGCTAGAAATGACGGAAAAGAAATAGAGATCATCTCTGAACTCCCCGGCGACCTTAAGAGGGTGCTGGGTTGCCTCGAATAAGATTTGTATTTCTCATTATTGTGGTTGTTTTCTCTTCACTCGCGGTGGCAGGTCAGGCGGAGATCAGAAGTGAGATTGAGGAAGCGAATGCAGAGCTTTCAGAAATCTATGGTTTCTCGGTAAAATACAGTCTTACGATTTTAAAGGGTGAAGGTCACGAGCAGCCTGCGGCAATAGACAATAATGGAATATATCAAATCTTTCTTTACACCTCTTCATATAAACCGGGAGTTGCGAGGCATGAACTCGCCCATGTTTATTTCTTTGAGTACCTGAGAATCAGGGATATTAATCCTGACGAAATTCCGCTGTGGTATCATGAGGTGATTGCCGAGGGATTTCAGAACCTTCACACTGGGACTAGGAGGTCGGCTTTAAGAGTAGCGTTTTTTGACTTCACAGAATACGAGGAGAAATACCCGGTTAAGGATGATCAAAGTGTCTTCTACGGGGCAGTGGCAAGCTTTGCCGATTACATTCTCAAGAGGAATTCGTACAACAAACTACTAGAAGTTGTCAATGAGTTCTCTACTGAAAGAGAAATAGACACCGCTTTTTTGAATGTGTTTGGATCCACTGTTCGTTCAATGCTTTTAAAATGGAGGATTGTTTTTTTGCTTCCATATTCCCCGTTTGTTGTCGGTGTAGTATTATTTCTTTATCTTCTGATCGGGAGGAGAGATAAGTATTGGCGGAAGTTCCCGTTAGACCTAAGAAGCCTCGAAGAAGACGAAGAAACGAAAAACAGAAGAATGTAATCAGTCTTGGGAACGGCATAGTTATCGTTGTTTTTGTTGTGGGTCTGCTTATGTCTCTTCTATATATTCCTTGGAGAGTCTCCCTGGATTCTAATTACAACCGTGCAGCTCTTGTTACCGAGAAGAAGGTTGACGGCGTTCCATCAAAGCAGCTGATTTACGTAGATAATCTGACGGAAATTTCAGAACTCGGCTCTGCGGTTGTCTTTATGGATCTCAGAGATGACTGGAATAGACTGGAGGAAATTCTAGATTTGCAGGTTCCTGTGATACTTACGGGGGTTTCTCCGTACCCTGTTTCGGAACTAGCTTCTATTCTGGATAGTCATTGCGCTTATACTGGCTACATGGAGTTTGACGAAAGAGGGCAGTACGTTCTTGACGTCTTAAAGGCCCGAGATAACAAGTCTCTGGTTTTCCGCGTCCACAATCTGAAGAAGAAAGAGTACCCAAATTACGATATCGATAGAGCTGTAACGAGGTACATTAGATCAGTTAGGGAGCGAAGTGTCGACGCATTGCTTTTCTTAACTCCTCCGGTTGATTTCGACTATGATGAGCTAGTTCACAAATCCTACGAGGAACTAAACGAACAGGACTTAATCTCTGACGAAATAACATCTCCGAGGACTGGCTCATCAAGATTCAAATTGCTTTCAGCGTTGTTCATATTTGTGTTGATCCTATCAGTTAGTCCGCTTGGCGCCGTTGGAATCACAGTTGTGTTTCTACTTTTCCCGACTATCGGTCTGCCTCTGGCAGCAATTGCAGGGGAGTTTGCGATTTACAGAAGGTTGTCTTCTCTAGATACCGGGGTTTTCAGAGGGTTACTACTATTCTTTTCGCTTTCTGTTTTTCTGGGAATCTCTATCAATGCATCCATGGTCGGAGTCGAATTCCAGAATGGTCTAGAGCTCTTCAGGGGTGTGAAAGTATCTCTTGTTGCCCTCCCCGGTTGGTTATTCGTAACCGGTTTTATGAAGAGTGTCTCCAGAAAAATATCTAAGGGCGACCTGTTGGTATTTGTGTTTGCCGGAATAGCGGCCGGTTACTACATTCTTAGAAGTGGAAACTTTTCCTTTGTTCTTGACTCCGAAAGAATGGTAAGGGACTATCTAGACAATCTCCTGCTGGTTCGTCCACGTTTCAAAGAGCTACTTGCATATCCTTTGCTAGCCATCCTGATTCACTTCTCTTTCAACATCAAGGGAAAACTCGCTCCAGTCATTGCATCGGGAGGATCTCTTGTGATAGTGTCGATCGTCAATACCTTCTGTCATGCCACCGTCCCACTTTGGACGGGACTGCTGAGAAGCTTGTACGGTCTATTATTCGGGACAGTTGTTTCAATGATATTGATTACATTTGTCAAGAAGTATAGTAGAAGCTGTAAGGATGTTGAAGTACTGTTGAACGAGAGTGACGAAGACGAGTCTAATTAATATCTGATGATAGGAGGGATGGATTGTGAAGAAGATAATTCTTGTTTTTCTCAGTTTGTTTCTGGCGATATCTTTGTTTGGTATAGTTTCTTACGATCTTCAGAAGGTCATTATCGTGCCTGAAGAACCACAAGGAGGTCTTGAAGTTTCAATTTGGCTGGACAGAGACATAGGCTCTCTATATTACTCCGGCGAGGAGGTAAAGACTTATTTCAAAGTCAA encodes:
- a CDS encoding KH domain-containing protein, translated to MKEVLEHILKGIVREPDRITVTEAVDENGNMVFEISAAEEDVGQIIGKDGRTIKSINVLLNALAGSSKESFILKVVR
- the rimM gene encoding ribosome maturation factor RimM (Essential for efficient processing of 16S rRNA), whose translation is MSELKDKSLEEMVPIGRIVKPHGLRGEMKVKVALEDETAFKEIQEVLLYDEKTRSRFVTSIDGARRATKGWILHFEGIDSMGQAERLVGFHIYVEERVLPELKQGEYYYFQILGSSVFDENRRFIGTVNDIIETGANDVMVVVREEDLTVREELIPIIRDYILELNFEDKTIVARSMEFEEVKPE
- the trmD gene encoding tRNA (guanosine(37)-N1)-methyltransferase TrmD, translated to MKIEVLTIFPQLFETVFNWGVISRAIKNGIIAFESVDIRDFTDDRHRTTDDYPFGGGSGLVMKAEPIIKAVASRFSDDSKPHVVYPSPQGKLFDNKKALELSKLSHIVFVCGRYEGIDERAMSSIDEEISIGDFVLSGGEIPALLMIEVISRFVPGVVGDMESVINDSFFSDLLDYAHYTRPREVNGMEVPEVLLSGNHEMIEIHRRMESLLRTIERRPDIFLKHDFDLTDKKALLLLFKELKKDAE
- a CDS encoding RNA methyltransferase, with protein sequence MLNNIYLALIHYPVLGRHGNIVSSAVTNLDVHDISRTCRTYNVKGYFVVSNLPAQREIVDNVLNYWLEEFGREYNPSRSEALKVVERASYMEDVLEQIEEIEGQRPDLVFTSAKRGKDRITFDAMRRIIVKSEKPHLLLFGTSWGLPGEIEKICDYALEPLRANSDFNHLSVRAAVAIVLDRLIHEDTVEVRRDKDGSVHKISGK
- the rplS gene encoding 50S ribosomal protein L19 → MDQYIRSLENEHLRDDLPKMGPGDTVRVSVRIKEGNKERIQAFEGIVMGIRGSGTGKSFTVRRVGAAGVGVERIFPFTSPSLEKIEVLRRGKVRRAKIYYIRDVKGKVKIKEKRD
- the lepB gene encoding signal peptidase I encodes the protein MSAKKSKKGSDKKESRFLHEVKEWGKAILYAVVFGTIIRLFVFETMLVPTGSMIPTINPPARLFVEKITYEYREPDYGDIVVFWTPYVDIESQKYLRGFDKFMDLFSPAKYRGHVKYVKRLVGKAGDVLELRRAPDYTAANPVYQLYVNGEIPPALEERRYVREGVFYDPSFYLGLAHPDDPSVRFSPYYRLYQAYKGLIEYTEFFETELEPLGLEKYITQDPSTGVVRVTVPEGFQFMMGDNSANSFDSRYFGFVPEEAIIGSPMLTIWPFSDFGPLKK
- the folE2 gene encoding GTP cyclohydrolase FolE2; the encoded protein is MILRDVQNEKDKRNIKINMVGIKSIEYPIVVLDRKFGTQNTVGKFDLFVDLPKDFRGTHMSRFVEVLERHHKKITPRSMESILNDMRDSLKADVAHIKVEFPYFIRKKAPISGSESFSSFKCSFIAMKDGTFDFVLGVKVPVMTVCPCSKEISDRGAHNQRAEVFVSVRMNSLVWIEEIIEYVEKSASAPIFSLLKREDEKFITEHSFDNPRFVEDLSREVVLLLQDDSRINWYRVEAISQESIHNHEAYACIEKE
- the rsmG gene encoding 16S rRNA (guanine(527)-N(7))-methyltransferase RsmG, whose amino-acid sequence is MVFSSEFLEPSFFAKYEKLIELMLSSPHNLSSIKEFERAMTVHIEDTIIPFEGSSLSGRCIDIGSGGGIPGLVLAISFPKSNWTLLESIAKKTREIERFARDLDLTNVAVKTARAEEFAKEAGETFDSAFLRAVGRCDISLELAAPLVKVGGYIYLYKGPGWLDEKVFSDAAERVLGLRLSCEKEYRLSDGSKRFMVVYEKERATPSEFPRRSGVASKLPLGGRK
- the rsmI gene encoding 16S rRNA (cytidine(1402)-2'-O)-methyltransferase → MTEKKGKLWIVGTPIGNLDDMTIRGKRVFEEADLILAEDTRRMRSLLSSLGIENKDVVSLNMHNQEERLSFIIRKLDEGAEIALSSDAGMPVISDPGAKIIRVCRDRGFEVDVSPGPSAVTSAIAISGFPGSHFTFLGFLPRGKNRRRLLRKISRGSYGESLIVFFESPFRLMETLREILEIIGDREIFIGRELTKLFQESFFGCVSDAIQKFAFSEVKGEITVVLSGRDEEDV
- a CDS encoding site-2 protease family protein, coding for MFEMMRNFFCLTPAIAAAILSHEYARFITARRFEATKPEWGGPGFIRRIDPVGLLMFYFFKFGWSRPFPVNYWKLRKAKYFKAILTALSGSIANFSLGVITGLIFYLSGLHRFSTFMPETVSSFPASYLADVVYWTMVINLNTALFNLIPIPPLDGANIVTMLVPESQVNWLVKYELYGILTLLVLSLMGIIQLIMWPITQFIQLLARLIA
- a CDS encoding DHH family phosphoesterase, which gives rise to MIRKITSIVSCIQKANDILVVGHIMPDGDCISSVVSLSMGLEKFGKKVTPAIDWKIPANFTVFPWIDRIKDFSNDVVEPNLIIIVDASSPDRIGRFEQLLRKGIPSVVIDHHATNTYFADDCWVDPSYSSAAQMVLDLLKLMDVEYDADLALMNYIGIATDTGFFRYSNVDSSVFEAAAELVRLGADPTFVATSILETRKIEELFLERDAIDNIKMLSNGRFAYSYLELEDFEKYSLTEDDFVGFVGDLRSIKSVEVALFASEASKGEAHVSLRSKSYFDVSKIAVAFGGGGHQKASGFTLRYDGNLEDALAETIEMIDSQLQQKEKH
- a CDS encoding purine-nucleoside phosphorylase translates to MRLYTEMKETVVRRLTTFPKVAMILGSGLGYLTEQFEEPLAIDYREIPGFPTATVEGHSGRLVFGTFQGLPVVAMEGRFHFYEGHRIEDVSSPIYLFKELGVSNLLITNASGGINRSFSPGDIVAVTDIINFGFRNPLRGENDRRYGPRFPDMSEIIDFAWLKVLKSRLEKAKIDLKEGTYCWTLGPSYETPAEIRAFEFFGADLVGMSTVPEVIAARHCGIKLLVLSCVTNMASGILKEKLTHADVVKTANRIRPKFTAVVQHAVESIKETEQ
- the acpP gene encoding acyl carrier protein, with protein sequence MTVDEVFDRVKTIISEKLGVEEDEIAMDSDLTEDLGADSLDLVDLVMALEDEFDFKVEDEQIENISTVGDIVESIGKGLGVED
- a CDS encoding RluA family pseudouridine synthase, which codes for MNFLRGLNAPFNLSGVISIEKEFKVTKENFYERLDRVLRKELSDLKLSSIYKLLRRGNVRVNGNKIRDGSWKMEIGDKVQVVFSGDPSKLKRLEESRELTPKHIPLDILFEDDLIVAVDKPSGISVHPGKGIQIITLVEGLMAYGNSKGFVPRPVHRLDKHTSGVILFAKSPEAARELSKLFRERGVEKGYFTLVKGFPEKRGKLVSQREKFVESLAFTVEKSYATTSLLWIDLFTGKKHQIRRQLSEAGYPVVGDDVYGDRLFNRDFKKETGLRRYFLHCSRLSFARNDGKEIEIISELPGDLKRVLGCLE